In Clostridium sp. SY8519, one genomic interval encodes:
- the gpmI gene encoding 2,3-bisphosphoglycerate-independent phosphoglycerate mutase has translation MGKKPTVLMILDGFGLNPRTDSNAVAQANTPNIDRLFAEYPFVKGNASGLAVGLPEGQMGNSEVGHMNMGAGRIVYQDLTRITKAIEDGEFYENPVLLQGIRNAKEHDSALHLFGLLSDGGVHSHNSHLYALLELAKRSDLKKVYVHCFMDGRDTPPTSGIDYIRELEQKMQEIGVGEIATISGRYYAMDRDNRWDREEKAYRALTLGEGQTAEDPVQAMQDSYDAGVTDEFVVPVVIRKDGAPLAKVAEHDTVIFYNFRPDRARQITRAFCADEFDGFDRGSRLDLCFICFKDYDETIPNKLVAFQKEELKNTFGEYLAAHGLKQARIAETEKYAHVTFFFNGGVEEPNPGEDRILVHSPKVATYDLKPEMSAFEVCDKLCEAMESGKYDVIIINFANPDMVGHTGVLEAAVKAVEAVDTCVGRAVDTLKKVDGQMFLCADHGNCEQEVDYETGESFTAHTTNPVPFVLINYDPAYTLKENGCLADIVPTLIEMMGMEQPAEMTGHSLLVKKEN, from the coding sequence ATGGGAAAAAAACCGACTGTATTAATGATTTTAGATGGGTTCGGACTGAATCCGCGGACTGACAGCAATGCGGTGGCACAGGCGAATACGCCGAATATTGACCGTTTGTTTGCGGAATATCCGTTTGTCAAGGGAAATGCCAGCGGCCTGGCGGTAGGCCTGCCGGAAGGACAGATGGGCAATTCGGAAGTCGGCCATATGAATATGGGAGCCGGACGGATTGTCTATCAGGATCTGACCCGCATTACCAAAGCCATCGAAGATGGGGAGTTTTATGAAAATCCGGTGCTGCTGCAGGGAATCCGCAACGCGAAAGAGCATGATTCTGCGCTGCACCTGTTCGGACTGCTGTCAGACGGCGGCGTCCACAGCCACAATTCTCATCTGTACGCACTGCTGGAACTGGCAAAACGCAGTGATCTGAAGAAAGTATACGTACATTGCTTTATGGACGGCCGCGATACGCCGCCGACTTCCGGCATTGATTATATCCGGGAACTGGAGCAGAAGATGCAGGAAATCGGCGTCGGTGAGATCGCCACGATTTCCGGCCGCTACTATGCCATGGACCGGGATAACCGCTGGGACAGAGAGGAAAAAGCCTATCGGGCCCTGACCCTGGGAGAAGGGCAGACGGCAGAGGATCCGGTGCAGGCCATGCAGGATTCCTATGATGCCGGTGTGACGGATGAGTTTGTGGTGCCGGTGGTGATCCGGAAAGACGGCGCGCCCCTGGCAAAGGTGGCAGAGCATGATACGGTGATTTTCTATAATTTCCGGCCGGACCGGGCACGGCAGATCACCAGGGCTTTCTGTGCGGATGAGTTTGACGGATTTGACCGGGGCTCCCGCCTGGATCTGTGTTTTATCTGCTTCAAAGATTACGATGAGACGATTCCCAACAAGCTGGTGGCTTTTCAGAAGGAAGAACTGAAAAATACCTTTGGGGAATATCTGGCGGCTCACGGCCTGAAGCAGGCCCGGATCGCGGAGACAGAAAAGTATGCCCATGTGACCTTTTTCTTCAACGGCGGCGTGGAGGAACCGAATCCGGGCGAGGACCGCATCCTGGTGCACTCCCCGAAGGTGGCGACGTATGACCTGAAGCCGGAGATGAGCGCTTTCGAAGTGTGCGATAAGCTCTGTGAGGCCATGGAATCCGGCAAATATGATGTGATTATCATTAATTTCGCCAATCCGGACATGGTGGGGCACACCGGCGTGCTGGAAGCTGCAGTCAAGGCAGTGGAAGCCGTGGATACCTGTGTGGGCAGAGCGGTGGATACACTGAAAAAAGTGGACGGCCAGATGTTTTTGTGCGCGGATCACGGAAACTGTGAGCAGGAAGTGGACTACGAGACCGGGGAAAGCTTTACGGCCCACACGACCAATCCGGTGCCGTTTGTACTGATTAACTATGATCCGGCCTATACCCTGAAGGAAAACGGATGCTTGGCAGACATTGTTCCCACCCTGATTGAGATGATGGGGATGGAACAGCCGGCGGAAATGACGGGACATTCCCTGCTGGTGAAAAAGGAAAACTGA
- the purB gene encoding adenylosuccinate lyase produces the protein MSTDRFSSPLSERYSSKEMQYIFSQDMKFRTWRKLWIALAETEKDLGLDITQEQIDELKAHKDDINYEEARAREKVVRHDVMSHVYAYGLQCPKAKGIIHLGATSCYVGDNTDIILMSEGLRLVRKKLVSVIDELARFADKYKATPTLGFTHFQPAQPTTVGKRATLWTQEFLMDLQDLNYVLDSLRLLGSKGTTGTQASFLELFDGDQEKVKKLDPMIAEKMGFKGCYPVSGQTYSRKVDTRVINVLAGIAASATKMSNDIRLLQHLKEVEEPFEKTQIGSSAMAYKRNPMRSERIASLSRYVIVDALNPAITSATQWFERTLDDSANKRLSVAEGFLTIDGVLDLCLNVVDGLVVYEKVIRKHMMAELPFMATENIMMDAVKKGGDRQELHERIRQLSMQAGRNVKEEGMDNNLLELIAADESFGLTLEELQSAMQPERYIGRAPQQVEEFLAETVRPVLDQFHDLLGATAEINV, from the coding sequence TTGAGTACAGACAGATTTTCAAGCCCGCTTTCCGAGCGTTATTCCAGCAAGGAAATGCAGTATATTTTTTCTCAGGATATGAAATTCCGCACCTGGAGGAAACTCTGGATCGCGCTGGCAGAGACAGAGAAGGATCTGGGTCTGGATATTACGCAGGAGCAGATCGATGAGCTGAAAGCCCACAAAGATGATATCAACTACGAAGAAGCCAGAGCCAGAGAAAAAGTAGTGCGTCACGATGTCATGTCCCATGTGTACGCCTACGGCCTGCAGTGTCCGAAAGCCAAGGGAATCATCCACCTGGGGGCCACTTCCTGCTATGTGGGAGACAATACGGACATCATCCTGATGTCAGAAGGACTGAGACTGGTCCGCAAAAAACTGGTCAGCGTCATCGATGAACTGGCCCGGTTCGCGGATAAGTACAAAGCGACGCCGACACTGGGCTTCACTCATTTCCAGCCGGCACAGCCGACTACTGTGGGCAAGCGGGCGACCCTGTGGACCCAGGAATTCCTGATGGATCTGCAGGATCTGAATTATGTGCTGGACAGTCTCCGGCTGCTGGGCTCCAAGGGAACCACCGGAACTCAGGCAAGTTTCCTGGAGCTGTTTGATGGCGATCAGGAGAAAGTGAAGAAACTGGATCCGATGATTGCGGAGAAGATGGGATTCAAGGGCTGCTATCCCGTATCTGGACAGACCTATTCCAGAAAAGTGGACACCCGCGTAATAAATGTACTGGCAGGAATCGCTGCCAGCGCCACCAAGATGTCTAACGATATCCGTCTGCTGCAGCATCTGAAGGAAGTGGAAGAGCCTTTTGAGAAAACGCAGATCGGTTCTTCTGCCATGGCGTATAAGAGAAACCCCATGCGGAGCGAGCGGATTGCTTCCCTGTCCCGTTATGTGATCGTGGATGCGCTGAATCCGGCGATTACCTCCGCGACTCAGTGGTTTGAGCGCACCCTGGATGATTCCGCCAACAAGCGTCTGTCAGTTGCGGAAGGTTTCCTGACCATCGACGGCGTCCTGGACCTGTGCCTGAATGTGGTGGACGGCCTGGTGGTTTATGAGAAAGTCATCCGCAAGCATATGATGGCAGAGCTGCCGTTTATGGCCACAGAAAACATTATGATGGATGCAGTGAAAAAGGGCGGAGACCGTCAGGAGCTGCATGAGAGAATCCGTCAGCTGTCCATGCAGGCAGGCCGCAATGTGAAGGAAGAGGGAATGGACAATAATCTTCTGGAACTGATTGCCGCAGACGAGAGCTTCGGGCTGACCCTGGAAGAACTGCAGTCCGCGATGCAGCCGGAGCGTTACATCGGCCGCGCGCCGCAGCAGGTGGAGGAATTCCTGGCAGAGACGGTACGTCCGGTTCTGGATCAGTTCCATGATCTGCTTGGCGCAACCGCTGAGATTAACGTATAA
- a CDS encoding phosphoglycerate kinase, with product MLNKLTVDDIDVKGKRVLCRCDFNVPLKDGKITDENRLTAALPTIKKLIADGGKVILCSHLGKPKGEPKPELSLAPVAARLSELLGQEVKFAADDEVVGPNAKAAVAAMKDGDVILLQNTRYRAEETKNGEAFSKELASLCDVFVNDAFGTAHRAHCSNVGVTSFVPVAAVGYLMQKEIDFLGNAVNNPVRPFVAILGGAKVADKLNVISNLLEKCDTLIIGGGMAYTFLKAKGYEIGTSLVDETKIDYCKEMMEKAEKLGKQLLLPVDAVVLDHFPDLDDADIAVETVDADKIPADKMGLDIGEKTRQLFADAVQAAKTVVWNGPMGVFENPVLAAGTKAVAKALADTDAITIIGGGDSAAAVAQLGYADQMTHISTGGGASLEFLEGKELPGIAAASDK from the coding sequence ATGTTAAATAAACTTACTGTAGATGATATTGACGTAAAAGGTAAGCGTGTCCTGTGCAGATGTGATTTCAATGTACCGTTAAAAGACGGAAAAATCACCGACGAAAACCGTCTGACTGCGGCGCTTCCTACTATTAAAAAACTGATCGCCGACGGCGGAAAAGTGATCCTTTGTTCCCATCTGGGCAAGCCGAAAGGGGAGCCGAAGCCGGAGCTTTCTCTTGCGCCTGTGGCTGCACGCCTGAGTGAGCTGCTGGGACAGGAAGTGAAATTCGCGGCAGATGACGAAGTCGTGGGACCGAACGCAAAAGCAGCTGTGGCAGCCATGAAAGACGGCGATGTGATTCTGCTGCAGAATACCCGGTATCGTGCGGAAGAAACGAAAAACGGCGAGGCATTCAGCAAGGAGCTGGCGTCTCTGTGTGACGTGTTTGTAAATGATGCCTTCGGCACCGCCCATCGTGCGCACTGCTCCAATGTAGGCGTGACTTCTTTTGTACCGGTAGCCGCAGTGGGCTATCTGATGCAGAAGGAAATCGACTTTTTAGGCAATGCCGTAAACAATCCGGTTCGTCCCTTTGTGGCTATCCTGGGCGGCGCGAAGGTTGCGGACAAACTGAATGTTATTTCCAATCTTCTGGAAAAATGCGATACCCTGATTATCGGCGGCGGAATGGCATATACCTTCTTAAAGGCAAAAGGATATGAAATCGGTACCTCCCTGGTGGATGAGACAAAGATTGATTACTGTAAGGAAATGATGGAAAAGGCAGAAAAACTGGGCAAACAGCTGCTTCTGCCGGTTGACGCGGTCGTGCTGGATCATTTCCCGGATCTGGATGACGCGGATATCGCGGTGGAAACCGTTGACGCTGACAAGATTCCGGCAGACAAGATGGGCCTGGATATCGGAGAAAAGACCCGCCAGCTCTTCGCGGATGCTGTGCAGGCAGCCAAAACCGTTGTATGGAACGGCCCCATGGGTGTATTTGAGAACCCGGTACTTGCAGCAGGCACGAAAGCGGTAGCCAAAGCGCTGGCAGATACCGATGCCATCACAATCATCGGCGGCGGTGACAGCGCAGCAGCAGTTGCGCAGCTTGGATACGCGGATCAGATGACTCATATTTCCACCGGCGGCGGCGCTTCCCTGGAGTTCCTGGAAGGCAAAGAACTGCCGGGCATCGCAGCAGCCAGCGACAAATAA
- a CDS encoding histidinol-phosphatase HisJ family protein, whose translation MYWDTHMHTNFSGDSDALPQDMVQAAITRGLSGICLTDHEDLDYPYDDVNFDLDLAAYEQAVRQLQGAYGRQIEILYGIELGLQPHLADRHSAIVSSHAYDYVIGSSHLVHGKDPYYPSYYENRTEREAYEEYFRSILENISAWKGFDVYGHIDYVVRYGPNRDADYSYAAYRELIDPILTALIDAGKGIEVNTAGWKYGLSQPNPCTDILRRYRELGGEIITTGADAHKSEHIAYDFQRLPDLLKSCGFRYYTVFRQRRPVFLPLP comes from the coding sequence ATGTACTGGGATACACATATGCACACAAATTTTTCCGGAGACAGCGACGCCCTGCCGCAGGACATGGTTCAAGCCGCCATCACCCGCGGTCTCTCCGGCATCTGCCTCACGGACCACGAGGATCTGGATTATCCCTATGATGACGTGAACTTTGACCTGGATCTCGCTGCATACGAACAGGCGGTGCGGCAGCTGCAGGGCGCGTACGGCAGACAGATTGAGATTCTCTACGGCATTGAGCTGGGTCTGCAGCCTCATCTGGCGGACCGGCATTCCGCCATTGTCTCATCCCACGCCTATGATTACGTCATCGGCTCTTCCCACCTGGTGCACGGCAAAGATCCGTATTATCCGTCCTATTATGAAAACCGTACGGAACGGGAGGCCTATGAGGAATACTTCCGCTCCATTCTGGAAAACATCTCCGCCTGGAAGGGCTTCGACGTGTACGGACATATCGACTATGTGGTGCGCTATGGCCCGAACCGGGATGCGGATTACAGCTATGCCGCCTACCGGGAACTCATTGATCCGATTCTCACTGCCTTAATCGACGCCGGCAAGGGCATCGAAGTCAACACCGCCGGCTGGAAATACGGACTGTCCCAGCCAAATCCCTGCACCGATATTCTGCGCCGCTACCGGGAGCTGGGCGGCGAAATCATTACCACCGGGGCCGATGCCCACAAATCGGAACACATTGCCTATGATTTTCAGCGTCTTCCGGATCTGTTAAAAAGCTGCGGATTCCGCTACTATACTGTATTCCGGCAGCGCAGGCCGGTCTTCCTTCCGCTTCCGTAA
- the tpiA gene encoding triose-phosphate isomerase, which translates to MSRRKIIAGNWKMNMTPSQTVALIEELKPLTATEEADVVLCVPAIDIIPAVAAAKGSNIRIGAENMYFEEKGAYTGEISPDMLTDAGAEYVILGHSERRGYFHETDADINKKVLKAFEHGLTPIICCGESLEQREQGITIDWIRQQIKIAFQNVSAEQAAAAVIAYEPIWAIGTGKTATSAQAQEVCAAIRVCIGEIYDEATAAAIRIQYGGSVNAKTAAELFAQPDIDGGLVGGASLKAEFGQIVNYR; encoded by the coding sequence ATGTCACGCAGAAAGATCATCGCAGGCAACTGGAAGATGAATATGACACCCAGCCAGACCGTTGCCCTGATTGAAGAGTTAAAACCGTTAACAGCTACAGAGGAAGCAGATGTGGTCCTGTGTGTGCCGGCCATTGATATCATTCCTGCTGTTGCGGCAGCGAAAGGGTCTAACATCCGAATCGGCGCGGAGAATATGTATTTTGAAGAAAAAGGCGCGTATACCGGAGAAATTTCCCCGGATATGCTGACAGATGCCGGCGCGGAATATGTCATCCTGGGTCATTCTGAGCGGAGGGGCTATTTCCATGAGACCGACGCGGATATCAATAAAAAAGTGTTAAAAGCCTTTGAACACGGGCTGACCCCGATCATCTGCTGCGGTGAAAGCCTGGAGCAGCGGGAACAGGGCATCACGATCGACTGGATTCGCCAGCAGATCAAGATCGCGTTCCAGAATGTGAGCGCAGAGCAGGCAGCTGCGGCAGTGATTGCGTATGAGCCGATCTGGGCCATTGGCACAGGGAAAACAGCTACCAGCGCGCAGGCACAGGAAGTATGCGCAGCAATCCGTGTATGCATCGGCGAAATTTATGACGAAGCGACAGCAGCAGCGATCCGTATTCAGTACGGCGGATCCGTGAACGCGAAGACAGCGGCAGAGCTTTTCGCACAGCCGGATATTGACGGCGGCCTGGTAGGCGGTGCTTCTCTGAAAGCAGAATTCGGACAGATCGTCAACTACAGATAA
- a CDS encoding IS3 family transposase, with amino-acid sequence MMYSEEQRTKALHVFHQTGSVTDVVRQLGYPSRKQLYTWIRNEGKTKEKRKKLNLKNTTEHPRNPPAEFKLQVLRRCFENGESVKSVSEEIEYSRASIYMWRKRYLQGGAASLMNTKNIRPGKLPDMDEKISSEEVESLRKQMYELQLEVDILKETINVLKKDPGVDWKDLKNREKVAVIDAMKEKYPLPILLRRMKLSRSSYYYQIKAFAAEDKYEYLRHEVVRIFLENKARYGYRRIHAELKKTGIKVSEKVVRRVMKEEGLEVKIRKTRKYSSYKGEISPAVPNEVQRDFHSEKPDELLLSDISEFAIPAGKVYLSPAVDCFDGMLVTWRISEHPNADLVNGMLDDVIANIGANSKPIIHTDRGCHYRWPGWIERMKINGYTRSMSQKGCSPDNAACEGLFGRIKNEFFYNQDWTGVTVEEFSRELDLYLHWYNEKRIKKSLGYLSPVEYRRSLGLVA; translated from the coding sequence ATGATGTATTCAGAAGAACAGAGAACAAAGGCACTGCATGTTTTCCATCAGACAGGATCTGTTACAGATGTGGTACGTCAACTTGGTTATCCCAGCAGAAAGCAACTGTATACCTGGATTCGTAACGAGGGAAAAACAAAAGAAAAGCGAAAAAAACTTAATCTTAAAAACACCACCGAGCACCCCAGAAATCCTCCGGCGGAGTTTAAGCTGCAAGTGCTTCGTCGTTGCTTTGAGAATGGAGAGAGTGTAAAATCAGTATCAGAGGAGATCGAATACAGCCGAGCCAGCATATATATGTGGCGAAAGCGATATCTTCAAGGAGGTGCAGCTTCTCTGATGAACACGAAAAATATCAGGCCGGGAAAATTACCGGATATGGATGAAAAGATATCTTCAGAAGAAGTCGAATCGCTCAGAAAGCAGATGTACGAGCTCCAATTGGAAGTAGATATCTTAAAGGAGACAATTAACGTATTAAAAAAAGACCCCGGCGTCGACTGGAAGGACCTGAAGAACAGGGAGAAAGTAGCGGTAATCGACGCCATGAAGGAGAAGTACCCGCTACCGATCCTGCTTCGAAGAATGAAACTGTCAAGGAGTAGTTACTACTATCAGATAAAGGCTTTTGCAGCAGAAGATAAATATGAGTATCTGCGCCATGAAGTTGTTCGTATATTCCTTGAAAACAAAGCTCGGTATGGATATCGCAGGATCCATGCAGAACTAAAAAAGACAGGGATAAAGGTCTCGGAGAAGGTCGTTCGCAGAGTGATGAAGGAAGAGGGTCTTGAAGTAAAAATCCGAAAAACGAGGAAATACAGTTCGTATAAGGGGGAAATCAGTCCTGCTGTTCCAAACGAAGTACAGAGAGATTTTCATAGCGAGAAACCAGACGAACTTCTTTTGTCGGATATCAGCGAGTTTGCTATTCCGGCCGGCAAGGTATATCTGTCTCCGGCAGTAGACTGCTTCGATGGAATGCTGGTCACGTGGAGAATAAGCGAACATCCAAATGCCGATCTCGTCAACGGCATGCTCGACGATGTGATTGCGAACATAGGCGCAAACTCCAAACCAATCATTCATACGGATCGAGGATGCCACTATCGCTGGCCAGGTTGGATCGAGAGAATGAAGATAAACGGGTATACCAGATCCATGTCACAGAAAGGGTGCTCTCCAGATAATGCTGCTTGTGAAGGTTTATTTGGACGAATAAAAAATGAGTTCTTCTACAATCAGGACTGGACGGGTGTGACCGTGGAGGAATTCTCACGTGAGTTAGATCTGTACCTTCATTGGTACAATGAAAAAAGAATCAAGAAATCGTTAGGGTATTTGAGCCCTGTGGAGTACAGGCGATCTCTTGGATTGGTTGCCTAG
- a CDS encoding phosphoribosylaminoimidazolesuccinocarboxamide synthase, whose translation MSVQEYKPFKEGKVREIYDIGDSLIMVATDRISAFDVILKNKVTDKGAILTQMSRFWFDYTKDLVPNHMLSVDVNDMPEFFRQDRFNGNSMKCRKLNMLPIECIVRGYITGSGWASYQENGTVCGIRLPEGLKESEKLPEPIYTPSTKAEIGDHDENISYEQSIDVLEKAYPGHGEAYARTIRDLTLAIYKKCADYAWSRGIIIADTKLEFGLDEDGNIVLGDEMLTPDSSRFWPAEGYAPGKSQPSYDKQFVRDWLKANPDSDYHLPDDVIEKTVEKYKEAYELLTGEKFTR comes from the coding sequence ATGAGCGTACAGGAGTACAAACCATTCAAAGAAGGGAAAGTCCGGGAGATTTACGATATCGGGGATTCTCTGATTATGGTAGCCACAGACCGTATTTCAGCATTTGATGTCATTCTGAAAAACAAGGTGACAGACAAAGGCGCCATCCTGACACAGATGTCAAGATTCTGGTTTGATTATACGAAGGATCTGGTGCCGAATCACATGCTGTCCGTAGATGTGAATGACATGCCGGAATTTTTCCGTCAGGACCGGTTCAACGGCAACAGCATGAAATGCAGAAAACTGAACATGCTGCCCATTGAGTGCATCGTGCGTGGATATATTACCGGAAGCGGCTGGGCCAGCTATCAGGAAAACGGTACCGTCTGCGGCATTCGCCTGCCGGAAGGACTCAAAGAGTCCGAGAAACTTCCGGAACCCATCTACACACCGTCGACCAAGGCGGAGATCGGGGATCACGACGAGAATATTTCCTATGAGCAGAGCATCGATGTCCTGGAGAAAGCATACCCGGGACATGGAGAAGCGTATGCCAGAACCATCCGGGATCTGACCCTTGCGATTTACAAAAAGTGCGCGGATTACGCATGGTCCCGCGGAATCATAATCGCAGACACCAAGCTGGAGTTCGGCCTGGATGAGGATGGAAACATTGTACTCGGCGATGAGATGCTGACTCCTGACAGCTCCAGATTCTGGCCGGCAGAAGGCTATGCGCCGGGCAAGAGTCAGCCGTCCTATGACAAGCAGTTTGTCCGTGACTGGCTGAAGGCAAATCCGGACAGCGATTATCATCTGCCGGATGATGTCATTGAAAAAACCGTGGAAAAATACAAAGAAGCCTATGAGCTTCTGACCGGAGAGAAATTCACACGCTGA
- the gap gene encoding type I glyceraldehyde-3-phosphate dehydrogenase — MSVKVAINGFGRIGRLAFRQMFGAEGYEVVAINDLTSPKMLAHLLKYDSTQGRYQYAETVKYGEDYIEVEGKEIHIYAEPDANNCPWGKLDVDVVLECSGFYTSKEKAQAHINAGAKKVVISAPAGNDLPTIVYNVNHETLTKDDTIISAASCTTNCLAPMTQALNDFAPIKSGIMCTIHSYTGDQMTLDGPQRKGDLRRSRAAAVNIVPNSTGAAKAIGLVIPELAGKLIGAAQRVPTPTGSTTILNAVVDKEVTVDEINQVMKAAANESYGYNDEEIVSSDIIGMTYGSLFDATQTMVLPLGNGMTQVQVVSWYDNENSYTSQMVRTIKYFAGLK, encoded by the coding sequence ATGTCAGTAAAAGTTGCAATTAATGGTTTTGGTCGTATCGGTCGTCTTGCTTTCCGTCAGATGTTCGGCGCAGAGGGTTATGAAGTGGTAGCTATCAATGATCTTACCAGCCCGAAGATGCTGGCGCATCTGCTGAAATACGATTCTACACAGGGCAGATATCAGTATGCTGAGACTGTTAAATACGGAGAAGATTATATTGAGGTAGAAGGCAAAGAGATCCACATCTACGCAGAACCGGACGCAAACAACTGCCCGTGGGGTAAGCTGGATGTTGATGTAGTTCTGGAGTGTTCCGGTTTCTACACATCCAAAGAGAAAGCACAGGCGCATATTAATGCAGGCGCGAAGAAAGTCGTTATTTCCGCACCGGCAGGCAATGACCTTCCTACTATTGTATATAACGTAAACCATGAAACACTGACCAAAGATGACACCATCATTTCCGCAGCTTCCTGCACCACCAACTGCCTGGCTCCCATGACACAGGCGCTGAATGATTTCGCCCCGATCAAATCCGGAATTATGTGCACCATTCATTCCTATACCGGTGATCAGATGACTCTGGACGGACCGCAGAGAAAAGGCGATCTGAGACGTTCCCGTGCAGCAGCAGTGAATATCGTTCCGAACAGCACCGGCGCCGCAAAGGCAATCGGCCTGGTAATTCCGGAACTGGCAGGCAAACTGATCGGCGCCGCACAGCGTGTTCCTACCCCGACCGGTTCTACTACCATCCTGAATGCAGTGGTAGATAAGGAAGTTACCGTGGATGAGATCAACCAGGTGATGAAGGCCGCTGCCAATGAGTCTTATGGCTACAATGACGAGGAGATCGTATCTTCCGATATCATCGGTATGACCTATGGCTCTCTGTTCGATGCGACCCAGACCATGGTTCTGCCGTTAGGCAACGGCATGACGCAGGTACAGGTAGTATCCTGGTATGACAATGAAAACAGCTACACCAGCCAGATGGTACGTACAATCAAATATTTCGCAGGTCTGAAATAA